In one window of Oryzias melastigma strain HK-1 linkage group LG5, ASM292280v2, whole genome shotgun sequence DNA:
- the h6pd gene encoding GDH/6PGL endoplasmic bifunctional protein: MFVTVFLLLVALCAHGGNGLEEEAARGPGHVSVIIVGGTGDLAKKYLWQGFFQLYLHQAGGGNTFSFYGGGLSPAEKATPLLFEILKTVSCSKDVSPERCALLKEQFLRLSQYRQLKTLEDYQELAKQIEEQLQQEGMVEAGRLFYLSVPAFAYADIAEKINSSCRPTSGAWLRVVLEKPFGHDYRSAQVLSTQLGNSLKEEEMYRIDHYLGKQVVSKILPFRKENQRFLEPIWNRHHIERIEIVLKETLDVKGRIPFYDQYGVIRDVLQNHLTEVMMLLTMKLPQNLSSSDEVLRNKLEMLNSLLPLGKNQAVIGQYQAYKEEVQKELNRTQDRVSHTPTFAAVVAHIHDAQYEGVPILLISGKMLDERVGYARVLFKNNVFCLQNHNNVHCKPKQIVFYFGHGSLGYPAVLVSKNLFKPAGTDALWKEVTDHKDVDVLGLSVSDYNVQVPAVNKEAYAELISHIFAGRKNSFVSTEILLASWALWTPLLNSLSSIFPRIYPGGSDNEAMLDVHLKGKEIKYNSEVVIISPDEMGGASPSSYQVMKGKFRSAEMVSAWMEDLIERLAADIQGAAEAAVHQGGVFHLALSGGSTPLALFHRLALHHFSFPWRDTHVWMVDERCVPPTEPDSNFRSLHEHLLQHIKIPYYNIHPMPVQLNQRLCVEEDRGALLYEEELKKLVNGSSFHFILLGVGYDGHTASLFPGGKLDHHGESLVALTESPTKPHQRMSLTLGAINRAHKVAVLVMGKGKHELVTQLSRTTENLLRYPVTGVNPANGSLAWYIDYDALLG; this comes from the exons ATGTTTGTGACGGTGTTCCTGCTTCTGGTCGCCCTGTGTGCCCACGGAGGAAACGGCCTGGAGGAGGAAGCAGCACGCGGCCCCGGCCATGTTTCAGTCATCATCGTGGGAGGCACAGGAGACCTGGCAAAGAAGTACCTGTGGCAGGGCTTCTTCCAGCTGTACCTGCACCAGGCCGGCGGCGGAAACACCTTCTCCTTTTACGGCGGAGGACTGTCGCCCGCTGAAAAGGCCACGCCGCTGCTCTTTGAAATCCTGAAGACGGTGTCCTGCTCTAAGGACGTGTCTCCGGAGCGCTGCGCTCTCCTGAAGGAGCAGTTCCTGCGTCTCTCGCAGTATCGGCAGCTGAAGACTCTGGAGGACTACCAGGAGCTGGCCAAGCAGATCGAGGAGCAGCTCCAGCAGGAGGGGATGGTGGAGGCGGGCCGGCTCTTCTACCTGTCCGTTCCAGCGTTTGCATACGCAGACATTGCTGAGAAGATCAACAGCAGCTGCAGGCCCACCAGTGGGGCTTGGTTGAGGGTGGTGTTAGAGAAGCCTTTTGGGCATGACTACAGGAGTGCTCAGGTGCTCTCAACTCAACTCGGGAACTCGCTGAAGGAAGAAGAAATGTATAGAATTGACCACTACCTGGGGAAGCAG GTGGTGTCAAAGATTCTTCCATTCAGAAAGGAGAACCAAAGGTTTCTGGAGCCCATCTGGAACCGGCACCACATCGAAAGAATAGAGATTGTTTTGAAGGAGACTCTGGATGTAAAAG GCCGGATTCCGTTCTACGACCAGTACGGGGTGATCCGGGATGTCTTACAGAACCACCTAACTGAGGTCATGATGCTGCTGACCATGAAGCTTCCTCAGAACCTGAGCAGCAGTGACGAAGTCCTTCGAAACAAACTGGAGATGCTCAATTCTCTGCTGCCTTTAGGGAAGAACCAGGCGGTGATCGGACAGTACCAAGCGTACAAAGAGGAGGTTCAGAAGGAGCTCAATCGCACTCAAGACCGCGTCAGCCACACGCCGACATTTGCAG CTGTTGTGGCCCACATCCACGATGCCCAATACGAAGGCGTCCCAATCCTCCTGATCTCTGGAAAGATGCTGGATGAGCGGGTGGGATACGCACGAGTACTTTTCAAGAACAACgtcttttgccttcagaaccaCAACAACGTTCACTGCAAGCCCAAGCAGATAGTTTTCTACTTCGGGCACGGCAGCCTGGGATATCCGGCTGTTCTGGTGAGCAAGAACTTGTTCAAGCCCGCTGGAACGGACGCTCTCTGGAAAGAGGTGACGGATCACAAAGATGTGGATGTTTTGGGTCTTTCTGTGTCGGACTACAACGTTCAAGTCCCCGCAGTAAACAAGGAGGCGTACGCAGAACTCATCTCCCACATTTTTGCTGGACGGAAGAACTCCTTCGTCAGCACAGAAATCCTCTTGGCCTCTTGGGCCTTATGGACTCCGCTCCTTAACAGCTTAAGCAGCATCTTCCCGCGCATTTATCCCGGTGGTTCCGACAACGAAGCCATGCTGGATGTGCATCTGAAGGGGAAAGAGATCAAGTACAACAGTGAGGTGGTGATAATCAGTCCTGACGAGATGGGAGGAGCCTCGCCCAGCAGCTATCAGGTGATGAAAGGCAAATTCCGCAGCGCTGAAATGGTGTCCGCCTGGATGGAGGACCTCATCGAGAGGTTGGCTGCAGACATCCAGGGCGCAGCGGAAGCTGCCGTCCACCAGGGCGGCGTGTTCCACCTCGCGCTCTCAGGCGGCTCCACTCCTCTCGCTCTCTTCCACAGGCTGGCCTTGCACCACTTCTCCTTCCCGTGGAGGGACACCCACGTGTGGATGGTGGATGAGCGGTGCGTACCGCCTACAGAACCGGACTCCAACTTCCGCAGCCTGCACGAGCATCTCCTGCAGCACATCAAGATACCGTACTACAACATCCACCCCATGCCGGTGCAGCTCAACCAGCGCCTGTGCGTGGAGGAGGACAGAGGAGCGCTGCTGTACGAAGAGGAGCTCAAGAAGCTGGTCAACGGCTCCAGCTTCCACTTCATCCTGCTGGGCGTCGGCTACGACGGCCACACGGCCTCCTTGTTCCCCGGAGGTAAGCTGGACCACCACGGAGAGAGCCTGGTGGCGCTCACGGAGAGCCCCACCAAGCCGCACCAGCGCATGAGCCTCACCCTCGGCGCCATCAACCGAGCGCACAAGGTCGCCGTGTTGGTGATGGGCAAAGGCAAGCACGAGCTGGTCACCCAGCTGAGCCGAACCACAGAAAACCTGCTCAGGTACCCCGTCACCGGCGTCAATCCTGCTAACGGAAGCCTTGCTTGGTACATTGACTATGATGCACTTTTAGGCTAG